The Solibacillus sp. FSL W7-1436 genome window below encodes:
- a CDS encoding STAS domain-containing protein: MNLKLQRREIGDLLYGFIEGEIDTHTAPILKDELGLIVLSDGLIIKLDLSKVTYMDSSGLGVLVAFYKKVIKENTSLIFINPSAKLTRIFNITGLSQFIDIEVKNEKILEV; this comes from the coding sequence ATGAATTTAAAATTACAAAGGCGGGAAATTGGTGATTTACTCTATGGATTTATTGAAGGTGAAATCGATACTCATACAGCACCAATATTAAAAGATGAATTAGGGTTAATTGTTTTGTCGGACGGTTTGATTATAAAATTAGATTTATCCAAAGTAACTTATATGGATAGTAGTGGCCTTGGTGTACTTGTAGCCTTCTATAAGAAAGTAATTAAAGAAAACACTTCACTAATATTTATTAACCCATCTGCAAAATTAACAAGAATATTTAATATAACGGGCCTTAGTCAGTTTATAGATATTGAAGTAAAAAACGAGAAAATTCTAGAAGTGTAA
- a CDS encoding recombinase family protein — MIYGYQRPLYNDEGMHIQTAALMNCDQVFTENHGRAKKRIALEELLMAIEKGDTIQVLRFFSIADSTRHLEELLKICKRDQVTLHFMEENITSTQLLGKSLEQVLHFFLTFQSDIVKQSTTLGMADAKAKGKSIGRPKKSDDNVKKAIDMYQSGKFTLLDIKNETGISKSTLYRYLETIE, encoded by the coding sequence ATGATTTACGGTTATCAACGACCACTATACAACGATGAAGGTATGCACATACAAACGGCTGCTTTAATGAATTGTGACCAAGTTTTCACTGAAAATCATGGCCGTGCAAAAAAGCGGATAGCTCTTGAAGAATTACTCATGGCAATAGAAAAAGGAGATACGATTCAAGTACTACGTTTCTTTAGTATTGCCGATTCTACGAGGCATTTAGAGGAGTTACTTAAAATTTGTAAACGTGATCAAGTCACGCTTCATTTCATGGAGGAAAATATTACATCTACACAATTACTCGGAAAATCGCTTGAACAGGTTTTACACTTCTTTTTAACATTTCAAAGCGATATCGTTAAGCAATCGACTACTTTAGGTATGGCGGATGCAAAAGCGAAAGGTAAATCTATCGGGCGCCCTAAAAAATCCGATGATAATGTGAAGAAAGCGATTGATATGTATCAGTCCGGGAAATTTACACTTTTAGATATTAAAAATGAGACAGGCATTAGTAAATCGACACTATACCGCTATCTTGAAACTATTGAATAA
- the lgt gene encoding prolipoprotein diacylglyceryl transferase, which translates to MNLLLLTINPIAFSIGSIDIRWYGILIASGILLGYIVANKEADKRGLPKDFYTDFLMWAIPISIISARIYYVTMEWDQYAANPLRAIEIWNGGIAIHGGLIGAILTTIIYCKVKKISFFKVADITVPSLLIGQIIGRWGNFMNQEAHGGPVSRAFLESLHLPNWLINQMYIESLSSYVHPTFLYESLWNLVGLIIVLLIRKHLNRGEVFATYLIWYAIGRFYIEGMRTDSLYLIGELRSAQIVSILSLIVAIGLIVYRRFFIKIPTKYQEKF; encoded by the coding sequence GTGAATTTGTTATTGCTTACCATTAATCCTATTGCTTTTAGCATTGGATCTATAGATATTCGTTGGTACGGTATTTTAATTGCATCAGGTATTCTTTTAGGATACATAGTTGCAAATAAAGAAGCTGATAAACGGGGCTTACCAAAAGATTTTTATACAGATTTTTTAATGTGGGCTATTCCTATTTCGATTATTTCTGCACGAATCTACTACGTTACAATGGAATGGGATCAATATGCGGCTAATCCTCTGCGAGCAATTGAAATTTGGAACGGTGGTATTGCGATCCATGGTGGATTAATCGGAGCCATTTTAACGACTATTATTTATTGTAAAGTAAAAAAAATATCCTTTTTCAAAGTTGCAGATATTACAGTACCAAGTTTACTAATTGGACAAATTATAGGACGCTGGGGTAACTTCATGAATCAAGAAGCTCATGGTGGACCAGTGAGTCGAGCATTTTTAGAATCATTACACTTACCTAATTGGTTAATTAACCAGATGTATATAGAAAGCTTGAGTAGTTATGTTCACCCTACATTTTTATATGAGTCTTTATGGAATTTAGTCGGGTTAATTATTGTCTTACTTATTCGCAAACACTTAAATCGGGGTGAAGTATTTGCAACATATTTAATTTGGTATGCGATTGGTCGTTTTTATATCGAAGGCATGCGCACGGACAGCCTTTATTTAATCGGGGAATTACGTTCAGCACAAATTGTATCGATTCTTAGCCTTATTGTAGCAATTGGATTAATTGTTTATCGTCGATTTTTTATAAAAATACCTACTAAATATCAAGAAAAATTTTAG
- a CDS encoding manganese catalase family protein: protein MFYHIKELQYNAKPERPDPVYAKKLQEILGGQFGEITVMMQYLFQGWNCRGEEKYRDMLLDIGTEEIAHVEMITTMIAQLLDGAPVNEQEQAAKDPLIGAVLGGMNPQHVIVSGLGATPTDSVGYPWNSRYTIASGNLLADFRANLNAESQGRLQVVRLYESTTDPGIRDMLSFLIARDTMHQNQWMAAIEELEQKQKPIVPSTFPQGLEKQQVSYSFMNFSKGEESSQGRWASGPSMDKQANFEYIANPEAMGQVPKLGQAPAYIHNTPIPGEAAPSTESANYTQE from the coding sequence ATGTTCTACCATATTAAAGAATTACAATATAATGCTAAACCAGAACGACCAGATCCGGTTTATGCAAAAAAACTTCAAGAAATTTTAGGTGGACAATTCGGTGAGATAACGGTTATGATGCAGTATCTATTTCAAGGTTGGAACTGTCGAGGAGAAGAAAAATATCGAGATATGCTTTTAGATATCGGTACTGAAGAAATCGCACATGTCGAAATGATTACCACAATGATTGCCCAGTTACTTGATGGAGCTCCCGTGAATGAACAAGAACAAGCTGCTAAAGATCCTCTAATAGGAGCCGTCTTAGGTGGAATGAATCCACAACATGTTATTGTTTCCGGACTAGGTGCAACCCCAACAGATAGTGTGGGTTACCCGTGGAATTCACGCTATACGATTGCTAGCGGCAATCTTTTGGCGGATTTTCGTGCAAATCTTAACGCTGAATCTCAAGGAAGATTACAAGTAGTAAGATTATATGAGTCTACAACAGACCCCGGTATAAGAGATATGCTATCATTTTTAATTGCTCGGGATACAATGCACCAAAATCAATGGATGGCTGCTATAGAAGAGTTAGAACAAAAACAAAAGCCAATTGTTCCTAGTACCTTCCCACAAGGACTTGAAAAACAGCAAGTCTCTTACTCTTTTATGAACTTCTCAAAAGGGGAAGAAAGTTCACAAGGGCGATGGGCTTCCGGACCAAGTATGGATAAGCAGGCTAATTTTGAATATATTGCAAATCCTGAAGCAATGGGACAAGTACCTAAACTGGGGCAAGCACCCGCTTATATTCATAATACACCAATTCCCGGAGAGGCTGCTCCCTCAACGGAATCAGCAAACTATACACAAGAATAA
- a CDS encoding universal stress protein, translated as MYQHILLAVDGSENAVRAAKEAVKIASDASLIEMIYVADFEKAKTEVLHAKSSESLMLERKRKIAPIEEVLRSAGKQFKLTILHGTPGPEIVKYANEKKVDLVIIGSRGLNSLQEMVLGSVSHKVMKRVHCPALIVK; from the coding sequence ATGTATCAGCATATTTTATTAGCGGTTGACGGTTCTGAAAATGCTGTGCGTGCAGCTAAAGAAGCAGTGAAAATTGCTTCAGATGCTTCATTAATTGAAATGATATATGTTGCAGATTTTGAAAAGGCAAAAACCGAAGTTTTACATGCAAAGTCCAGCGAAAGTTTAATGTTGGAGCGTAAACGTAAAATAGCGCCAATAGAAGAAGTTTTAAGATCCGCTGGTAAGCAATTTAAATTAACAATTTTACATGGTACACCAGGCCCTGAAATTGTGAAATATGCTAATGAGAAAAAAGTTGATCTTGTTATCATAGGTAGCCGTGGCTTGAATTCATTACAGGAAATGGTATTAGGTAGTGTAAGCCATAAAGTAATGAAGCGTGTTCATTG
- a CDS encoding SulP family inorganic anion transporter has product MQSLKQQWFGNVRGDILSGIVVALALIPEAIAFSIIAGVDPMVGLYASFSIAVIIAFVGGRPGMISAATGAMALVIVNLVADHGLQYLLAATILTGVIQVLFGVFGIAKLMRFIPNSVMLGFVNALAILIFMAQVPHFLGEGTMTYVFIAVTLLIVYILPRFFKAIPAPLIAIILLTAVTFMFNVELKTIGDLGSITQSLPSFFIPDVPLNLETLSIIFPYALALALVGLMESLMTAQIVDDMTDTKSDKNQEARGQGIANLINGFFGGMAGCAMIGQSIINVKSGGRGRLSSLVAGLFLMFLILVLGNVVVDIPMPVLVGIMIMVSIGTFDWGSFKYLAKAPRTDAIVMLATVAAVVYTHNLAIGVVLGVILSALFFVASISKVRIHQNRGVFIVEGPLFFASTQNFIQTLEEAKENYVTIDLTSSHLWDESAVGAVVKVVTKLEEQGKTVKVIGMNPASEKLYKQLLNVSVSH; this is encoded by the coding sequence ATGCAAAGTTTAAAACAACAATGGTTCGGTAATGTACGTGGAGACATCTTATCAGGGATTGTCGTGGCATTAGCGCTCATTCCAGAAGCAATTGCCTTTTCCATCATTGCTGGTGTCGATCCAATGGTCGGACTTTATGCGTCATTTTCTATTGCAGTTATTATAGCATTTGTTGGTGGCAGACCGGGAATGATATCTGCTGCAACTGGCGCAATGGCATTAGTTATCGTTAATTTAGTAGCAGATCATGGATTACAGTATTTATTAGCAGCCACAATTTTAACAGGGGTTATACAAGTACTATTTGGCGTGTTTGGCATTGCGAAATTAATGCGCTTTATTCCGAATTCAGTTATGTTAGGTTTCGTGAATGCTTTAGCGATTCTTATTTTTATGGCACAAGTACCCCATTTTTTAGGTGAAGGGACAATGACGTATGTTTTTATAGCCGTTACATTACTTATCGTCTATATATTGCCACGTTTCTTTAAAGCGATTCCAGCTCCATTAATCGCGATTATATTATTAACAGCAGTCACATTTATGTTTAATGTGGAATTAAAGACAATTGGGGATTTAGGTTCAATTACACAGAGCTTACCAAGCTTTTTCATTCCAGATGTACCGTTAAATTTAGAAACATTGTCGATTATTTTCCCATATGCACTTGCACTGGCATTAGTTGGCTTAATGGAATCTCTGATGACGGCTCAAATTGTCGATGATATGACAGATACGAAATCAGACAAAAACCAAGAAGCACGTGGACAGGGAATTGCAAACTTAATTAACGGTTTCTTCGGTGGGATGGCTGGTTGTGCAATGATTGGCCAATCGATTATTAATGTCAAATCTGGTGGGCGAGGTCGCCTATCTTCACTTGTTGCAGGTTTATTCTTAATGTTCTTGATTTTAGTACTTGGGAATGTTGTAGTAGATATCCCAATGCCTGTACTTGTAGGAATTATGATTATGGTGAGTATCGGTACATTTGATTGGGGTTCGTTTAAATATCTTGCAAAAGCGCCTCGGACAGATGCGATTGTGATGCTTGCTACAGTTGCAGCAGTTGTATATACACACAACTTAGCAATTGGCGTTGTTCTGGGAGTAATTTTAAGTGCATTATTCTTCGTAGCATCGATTTCAAAGGTTCGTATCCATCAGAATAGAGGTGTGTTTATTGTAGAAGGGCCACTGTTTTTCGCATCGACACAAAACTTTATTCAAACGCTTGAAGAAGCAAAAGAAAATTATGTCACGATTGATTTAACAAGTAGTCATTTATGGGACGAATCCGCTGTTGGTGCTGTTGTAAAAGTCGTCACAAAGCTGGAAGAGCAGGGTAAGACAGTAAAAGTCATCGGTATGAATCCTGCGAGTGAAAAGCTCTATAAACAATTATTAAATGTTAGTGTGTCACATTAA
- a CDS encoding DUF421 domain-containing protein: MEWDYIWKAILVVVAGTVLLRIAGRKTISQMTLAETVIMIGIGSLLIQPVAGKDIWTTILVGGVLVGTLLVMEYIQIKSDIIEKLITGKAKIVIDNGKLNKQNLKKLRLSVDQLEMKLRQNSVSKISDVKWATLEPNGQLGIELKQDAQPVTKKDFEEFKRNMISLITNNSQDNHTNEVTNEGNNQENIFLEIQNKGHQSPPPKDLQ, from the coding sequence ATGGAATGGGATTATATATGGAAAGCTATATTAGTTGTTGTTGCGGGAACAGTTCTCTTGAGAATTGCAGGCAGGAAGACAATTTCACAAATGACATTGGCTGAAACAGTTATTATGATTGGAATTGGGTCATTACTTATTCAACCTGTAGCCGGTAAGGATATTTGGACAACCATATTAGTTGGAGGTGTGCTTGTTGGGACACTGTTAGTGATGGAATATATTCAAATAAAATCTGATATTATTGAAAAATTAATTACAGGTAAAGCAAAAATTGTAATAGATAATGGAAAATTGAATAAACAAAATTTAAAGAAACTTAGGTTATCCGTAGACCAACTGGAAATGAAATTGAGGCAAAATAGTGTATCTAAAATAAGTGACGTGAAATGGGCAACATTAGAACCGAATGGTCAATTAGGTATTGAGTTAAAACAAGATGCTCAACCTGTAACGAAAAAGGATTTCGAAGAATTTAAAAGAAATATGATTAGTTTAATAACTAATAATTCTCAAGATAATCATACAAATGAAGTAACCAATGAAGGAAATAATCAAGAAAATATATTCTTAGAAATTCAGAACAAGGGTCACCAGTCGCCACCACCAAAGGACCTACAATAA